A region of the Montipora foliosa isolate CH-2021 chromosome 8, ASM3666993v2, whole genome shotgun sequence genome:
taatctcgtgaaaaatgtggTTAAGGTGATGTTACAGCCCATACTCGTTCTGGAAGAGTGTTAAAGAAGCCTGAGAGACTGGACCTATGAATGgttatactaaccccaccctagTGTGTAGGACTTAGAGTGTCATGTGACTTTCGTTGTTCCCGCTCTTGTTATCGAAGGTTTTGTACGTCGTAGCATTTCACTCGTATACATCCCCTTTGTAAATCGATGTGTAGCCGAGTCCAGTCTCGTCGTAATTCCTAacaggtgattccctagtattgcactgcgcatcctgttctgcgcatagcacagcgtaggccacgttcgtattaaggcatggctaagaggctttatgtcatatttcacggctcagttctgttttctttgtctcacaagtctcaacggatatttctaaactaaacaatgtttgaatttaaccataaagactcgtagccatgtgtgaatattgatatatcgaacgtggccaaaaacatttcaaaatggcgacctttcgtgcCGGAAACCTCGCAAGAAAGaataatggccgttttcagagcacagcagtaaagagcaaaacaagaaaccttttagactctcgcaaaacaaaaagtcgggtgatagctttgatgatgctaaagaacatttcagtccaacattgaaagtgaaaccttgctatcggggagacgtgttgtcgaggggtcgagcttggtttgctttctgtttcctcctaaacgaggttggtgacctatctttttttttggcataattttattctcttactcatccactttgtgctgtaaaaaaattttaaaaaatttacgtcagcaaaaaaagttacaggaaaaaaaggattcgtagccatcactcatggacacaaaattgtctcctcgagatcacgcacccgaggaatatttgtagtcagtgccttttcaagacgtgtgcctgtgccataacacaaacattaaattattccttttgagcaatacaattcacctgttttgttatttcaagaattacgtcaaagctgtgcttcctgttcctgcaaaacgtagcctgaaccgattgaacaaacttgtccttgatagatgaagtcgcaatgatcaaatgagtaacttgagcaagttatatctcgcaaacgagcttggtgacctatttatttaattgtacatttcgagtcaccataatgtagggaacaatcgagaaaagtttaaagaaaatcttacgacaacttctattactaaggaatcaccttaaccgaaccgcaaagtgaaagctaaagagcgatacctggtttagtcaagttttcatgtccatttttaattcgtttggGAAAACGGCGGAACAttttagctcacttaaggtgcttggatacggtcgaggtataacgcggttacatggtattcatggggatttgtttttgcttaaatgagtgcttagtatctaaactagtgaatggtaatcagtgaaatcaaccaagTCTAGTGTGCAGCTTAGACGTTCTGGAACTCACTTATAGAGTCTGGCTATTCtagaactctagacattctagaCATTCTAGAGCACACAGAGGGTAACATATAACAACTGAGAATTCTAGAACTCGGAACTCTAGAACTGCGAATTTGACTGACTTAGAACTCTAGAACTGGAGCTCTAGTGCTTTAATCAGAACTTAagaagtttgcacatacgaccattttactagagcggttctagaatgatatagaactttctatagagctcttcaaactagagcagttctagaatgctatagaacttcATACAAACCATACAACTCATAaaacctgtgggacgttaaagatcccacacttgtcgaaaagagtagggcatgaagttcccggtgttgtggtctggcctttccttcagcaatgtggtcggcttggcgtaatcttctgaatggactactgatcaatgagaccacataacagcaaaacaaacagtagtcaaattgaaggagtccaagtgctgaaactggtaaaactaaactaaactaaactaaacactGTCATGTGAACATAAagttctgttgttgttgttgttattatttccataaggtcgcaataaTAGCAAGTATGacaaatactgtaggaaacagacaacttttttgaaagacatgtttgggcatgcttatgccatcatcagtttaatgagttcctaaagccctggccaaactatcgagcaaagttggattcaacgctccaactttgcgccatccaacattgttcgaccgttttgccacccatgttggatgatgttcgtccaacatgttttgttcgatcaagtgttggatggagtttgcttttgatcaaacattacgaccaacaattctgctcgacgcaacaatgttgcagtgttttgccgctcttccaacaaagttgtgtcctgaatcgagttACGTTCGcactgctagccaatcacgaatcgctattttattttcaagcctaggcttctTGCATTATTttcaacaaagatggcggacaaggatcaacagccagaaaccttgatcagcgagcatgaagcaaggccatgtctttGGGACACTCTCAGTCCCCTTAATCACTAACACTCTCTTTGGAGAATTCCAGTTCAATAGAGTTtacaatttctgcaaattgatccgagctTACTCTCATCATCTCCTACGCGCAGATGTATCTTGAAGTgaacatacccttttctacacgCTCTCTTAACCACTTTTGGTTTTCCTCGTTTAAATCCATCAtttcaaattagttttcacttcatttaaaattaaagatcgtactcctgctGGAGCACTAATCGCGGACACTGTAAATCattgaaaatcaaatcaaattttgatgTTGTTCATGACCATAAAAGAGAAGGACAGATACTTGTTCATCTCAACAATACATCGTAGCTAAAAACAAAGGATATGTTAAGACTATTACAaggaaacaaactgtttaacaacaaaaaacaaaagaacgcAACAGATAAAAAACTTATCTtcgtagtcaatggtacactgagcgggaaGCTATACGTTCGCTTTGAAAATGGTACGAGCGTGAGGCtatttgttcgctgtgccaatgtttttactttgtcttcaggaGAAGTCTAATATGGACCAGTATGGAGGCTATGTTGTTTGtcgagttattttctttgtcgctgtcatcttcagagtagttctcaataaagTACCGGCCGCTGCCTATAAAAGAATTActattttgacttgtatcgcTTTTAATAGTTGCGTacatttcagttacatttgaGTTTTATTCAGTTTGAATCGAGGAACGAGCCTTTTGGAAGCTGAGGCTCGACATCTTTTAGCGTGGttctaccgcgaaaagcgtgTGCCTTTCTTTGTCGgtgttttgagcgccccaagaagaaatcgattaagccaacgcaacaTTGATCTTCGGTAATCCAAACAACGCAGCACAGTACTCTCGATGATTTTGGACTAACGTGGTTTGCTTTTAATAACtaatgtaaacagcgccacgtgccTTCTATTATGCactgcccaatcaaaacaccgcctcGTGCTTTCTATTGTACATTTTGCTGCACCGCGTAAAACAACTGAAATCTAACAATATTTATAACTCGGTGCCCTTACGGGCCCGAATGATAAAATATCACAGTGACATTGCTTTCTTGTCTCAAAATGCACTAGATTGCATCTCAGCGCAGATTCATTTAAAAGAACTCCGGGGGGCGGTCACTCGGGACCTCTCCCCCAAACGATAAATCCTAGATAGAACCCTGAACACGATTAGCTATGGACTTAGGCAGACGTCCCTTTTCCGCGTGCAACAACGAAAATAGGACACGTCTCCACGCAGGCTATTACAACAAGGAGCTATTTACTTAAGTGCCTCTGTGTTCAACAGTCATAAATTTGAAGAATACGCGAGAGAAGAGGGATTCAAGCACCTGAAAGTGACACCAGGATGCGTCGAGGCCCACGGCGACGTAGGAAGATTTATGCAGAGGATACAGAAGACCGCACGAATCGCTGCATTGGAAGGCAACCCGGGGAGGGATGGTGTCTGCAGGGGAGTCAGGGCATACAGAGCAACTGAACATGCAACCGCTGGAGTCAGCCCGAACAGACTCATGTTCAGAAGGGAACTACAGGGAAAATTTCCTAACGTTAAGGGACTATCTAAACATTCCGACGACAAGATGATCCGTCATCGTGACAAAAAAGTAATACACTGATAAGAGAAGACACAGCCatgatgaaaatcaaagctGGGGACACCTTACTATGCAAGCAGCCTGACGTCTCTGTACGACCCGGATCCGATGGTAGTTATTGGGGTCAAGGGAAGGATGATGATATCGaaggaaaatgttaagattCGCACCAGGAATTCTACCGATTTGAAGCTGCTTGAAAATGGGTGCAGGGAATCACTTCCTTGTGATTGATTATTCGGACAATGAAGGTGCATTTGAGTCCGTAGATGCTGTTCCAGTGGATAGGTCACGTGAATTTTGGCAAGTTCAAGAGAGCCCGGAGAAAATAGTGGCACAGTGGAAGAGCAACTTAGGAAGAGAACAAATCAGCCAAGATCAGACCGTGAAACAGAACAAAGAAGAGCGCCCTGTGACAGGCCCAGAAGGAAAATAACGTCTACAAAGGACACTAACTGATATTTGATATTTCTGAGTAGCAAATATACGTATACTATATAAGCGTCTACAAAGGACATCAAGACGATATCTGTTTTTAAAAAAGCCATGtatatttgttcttttgttttttattatttctgtATGTGGTACATTTAGATAATTGCACCGTTGCACTTTGTTCGCGTTATCGAGGAGAGATGTAATGGCGTGACTTCATGCAAGACGCGCTGCGTGGCGGGAATATTATGCATATCAGGTATTGTCATGAGATATTCTGTAGTAGAGTATATAGTCGGCAGAGTAGGCGATGGACGTAAGCCGAGTAGTGAGAAGCGAGTGTGAATTGTGTAAAATATCAACCGGACTTTAAACACACGGTATTAGTAATACATTGGGTATTATGGATCTCAATCGGTAGAGTGAAaatgatctaatccgaaggtgcCGTCGGAtaatttcccaccctggttagaAGCCCATTTCCATGAACTTTGCTATAAATTCTCAGATGCATTTCCTCGTATTATATTCTCAGCACTGTACAaggcgcagtggcctcatggttagtgagCACgattccggatcgagtggtctgggttcggggcctggccggggacattgttgtgttcttgggaaagacactgtactctcacggtgcctctctccacccaggtgtataaatgggtaacggcgaaaatgctggggccggtaaccctgcgatggactagtatcccatccaggggggagtagaaatactcctagtcgcttcatcctacggaaaccggagaaaatcaccggcctgatgggcctctCTAGGCTCGTACAAAGACTACCTTTTTTACTGTACAAATTACCTTCGATGGTTATTCAGTGCTATGCGACCAGGATTAGCCCTTACCACGGAAGGCTTTTATTGCAGCTGTATTAAATCTTGTTTCAATTTGCCGTTATACCTTGCTTGAAACAACAAGTTCATAAAAACAAGAGATTTTTCCTCGCAATCATTTGAACGTCTCTTTTTCACCGAGGCCACGATAACAACTCGCCGCTTCGTTAAAAGAATCCATTCATTCTTGCAATAATATTCAAAGTTTGAGTGCCAAGACGGTTTTAATCAATACTAGTATTCTCTCTCATTCCCACGGCAGAATCGTTCATCTTAGATTCCCTGGCtccattttttcaaaacagtcGAGATGTTCAGCACAAGTCCGTATAAGGGAAATCGACCAAACCTCGTATCCGGAAAAGATGATTTAACGCATTTCTTGAAAAGGCCAAATTTTTTCACTGTTCTTCTTCCCTCTAATTTCGCCGGCAGCATCGTTGCTCTCTTCGAAATTGTGACTTTCTCAATATTCATGTCGCACTGCTGCCTTTGACCAAATCCTGCCTGGCATGACTTCCCTTTCCCAAATAAAACTAGTAAGCTGATCAGTCCAGGCATTGTTTGGTCTGAACTTCATTCATAATGCTATCAATGTTTCTGAAGTAACGTATTAATCGATTACGACTCGATTACGTAAATTTGAAAAGATCCGAGTGCTGCAGTCGTGATTGCCACCAGAGGTACAGGAGACTCGAGGGACCAACGCATGCGTATTGACCGAACAGACATCTCGACGGATGTCACTCTTACAATTTTTAGGATTGTCAATTTTCTGCCCGGTTATGTTTTCAATCTTTTAAATCATTGCTGGGTTGTCATATTCAGTCCTTCCTTGGTGCGGGAATAAACGTTTCCTCAATATAACTGCAAGACATGcctgacatgcaggaaaacgccCGTCAGAGCAGTTTGCAGTTAGCTATTTTGCAGACTGTTTAAAGAAGAATtgagtgagttttactcaagagcgtgtttttgTTATCTTCAAACTGAATTTGTTACCAacgcttaaaaaagtaaaagaccccaaaacgggacaggacattacaaaataatcaacGTGAGAACATGTGAGCCATATAGCCACTGCTGgtacgacgtctgggtgaccccgtCAAATGGTCTAACTGTCACCCCACTCgaaaaaaaataactggaacgctgcatttcattaccacccaactcagtgccttctattttttgtgtaacacttaccacaggtaacccagtgtaccctcacggggcgtttttttaaaatctttttaaCTGCAGCTCAGGGGACAAAGCAATTGACAAAGCCTAGTCTTCTTGGTTGATTCATTCTTTTGTCGGTCTTTTCAAAGGCAAACCTCGCAGCTAATTAATTTAGATTACGACCTTCGATCACAAAAAAGTTATACACAACGGTTCAGTGACGGATGCAGCGGATGTTGTGAATGAGTTCTCGATTGTTCTGATCTGGTAGTAACAATACATTATCGGTTGACCTGACTGCACAAGAATCATTAAACacgttaaaaatattttttgttttgcgatCAGTAGAGAGTTTTCGTTGCGCTTGTTTGGTGGACTGGTGTGTatcaaagaaaagaatggaAGAAATTGGAGCAGATAATTAATAGTTGACGTAGACAATCGTGTgtaaatatgaaataaagtgttactCAAGGACAGTTCCTACTATTGTtaatgcgcatacgttctgcgcatttcgagatactcggatttcctatgggtggtgcttaatTACTAActtacaaggatatttttgtgcggtttaaaactttgcagagaaagtagaacttagcaaTTGCccttggcatccaaaaagaaaattgggcgtcaccacgcatttttcagaggtaattaagcttcaatttggaaaagaacgccatacattgctttgtattttaaaggtgtttacaaatattgttgattaattatctttgaaaaatacgtggttacccccaattttcctttttggattttataacaattgttaagatctgcttttctgtATATTCATAAAGCGcgcaaaaatgcctttgaattagtaggcacccgTCCTTGACGTCCTTAAATTTTTATCATCTCAAGCTTTGCTGCCCCCACGGTTGAGTGAAGTACTCTTTCTGAGCTAAGGCCTACTGCTTATCCATTAAAAAAAAGACCATATGACAACCAAATATTTCCCCCAAAAATCGAAGTAAAGCTATCTGAGATCgatttgtttatttataatttttatttcatcgGTCTGATTGCGTGTTCATAGCGTTCTTCCTGAGGCCAAAGAATATGTTTATGATAATCCATCAAAATAACTGAcaaaaacagtaaaatataCACGTCCTGTATGTAAATGGCTAGCATTCACTTCGTGGCTGTGAAGTCGCTTTAATCCATGAAATAATACACGTAATTTGGCTGAAATATAACTGAATGTCACCTTCAATCGAAGAAAAACAATTAGCAACTTCATGAAAACAAGATGAAATCCTGGCAGTGATTTGGAGCTCTATTTAAAAGTCTAAATATTCTCAAACGAATTTGTAAAGCCATCTTTTATTAACCAACTTTAATTTGTCTTAACTAAGTATTACAAAATCTTGCATTCTTGGTGTTAACTGTGGCCCATATATAATTAGCAACACCAGTTAACTTGCCCACTTGTCTATCAGAACTTGGACAACACTGTCTATGAAAGGACTTCAAAACTCTTCACATTTATAGGCCGAAAATCAGATCACTTCAGTTATTGCaagttaatttgtttttaagctTTTTTTGCTGAATTCTTCACAGAGATGTTTTCAGAGTCGGAACAACATGATTGATATTCGGCCTGAGGGTattcaggcgcgtagcgtggtcattttttcaagtacgcacaagtacatatgatctagaaacctaagtaaactgaggGAAAaaactgcgttctttatttcttgtcgaagtagttgtgtgaatacaagtaaagaacaaagcgtcttgcccttattttgagcaaacttggcgcaaacaaaacattgttttggttgtgctagcgtgactggaatcgtcaagaacgttctcggaacgtcgctcctttgtcacgaacgttcttggaacgtcgctcctttgcaaccttgcctttttgttgcacgctggccaaacaacactgcattgttagtgcatgctatagctttttttttagtttttagaatttaatcaaagtggtgctttcatcacgaaatcttggttgcgtacaagtaaaatgttaagaatagaaacaattgctaaaaatgtcaacattttctggtcacttcaagtacgcacgtgcgtatatgcgtataggacgctacgcgcctggtaTTGAATGTAAAGAGAGCCGTAGAAATAAATTTCACGATCAATGTCTTGACGTAGTCCACAAGTGTCAACGGCATTCGGTACTCAAttcggttttttgaaaaaaaaaactgtttcacTAAGAATAAGTCGGCGATgtgataattttgtttttctagcTCTTTCTAAGAATTTGACCTTTGCAGTGACTAGTATAATCACAAGAGTCGGAGCTGAAGGGAGCTTGCATTTtgctgaaaacagaaaaactagGTAAGACTATTTTATTAGTTATTTCAGCTTCCAAAATGACCCACTACCTACTTTGTTTCGAAACTTCAAGTTCTTCTTTGTCACGATGATTCAATGCCGTTTAATTGATGCCTTGGCGACTAGTTTAAATTTGCTTTCAGCAGGCGAAGGTTACTACAGGTCAATGCTGATGGTATTTGGTATTTATTCGGCCTGAGGATAAAGACAGTAAGGAGATCATTAGAACTGAAGATCACGACAAACAAAGATATCGCAAATAGTCGATAAACCAGAATGAAAAATTGATGCTTTTTTTTATCTAGCGTTTGCTCAGAATTTCATCCTTTGGTGATCTGTTAAGACAAATTATATCAATACAAAATACGAGTCGGGCCGAAGGGGGCGGGGGTGCATTTTGTTAAAACCTACAATAGATGAAAAAACCATTTTATTAGTTATTGTAACTTTCAAAATAACCCACTACTGATTTTGTtccaaaactctttttttttgtcacagtAACACTGATTAGATCTTTCATGACGGACGCCTTGGCAACTacaatagttttgtttttagctcgCAGAGTGAGGTCAGTGCGGGTCATTGGACATGTTTAATGAAGTGATTGAGTGCCAATCCATGCCTTATTTAGAAAGATTAATTAAATCCTTTGCTGTCAATTTTGGCCTTATAACGACGCCACTTCTATACCACACCCAGATCAGAGGCAAACTCGAAACGATCAAACACGATCGAAATGGATTTAAGAGAGGCGTTAACTCCCAAAACGTTTAACAACTTTAGTTTTGTAGCAGTCTTACTTTGGATTTTTCTTGGTTTGGCAGCGACTGGGATATTTTCAGAGTTGGAAATCAGTGAACCGAGGTTCGACTTTGACTGCGTTGTGAAAACCGGCAGCGACAAGGGTTTCATCCGAAGAAAGTGCTTCGACCAGTaccaaaagaaaatcaacaaactcGGCATTCCTCCCTACGCCTTCATCATTGTTAATTTCTCCGCGATTTCCATTGTTTCCCTCGTATACTCGCAGTACGTCAAGTCAACAGTTAATAGACTCGAGGGCGGTCACGAAGATGCCGAAGGAGGGCGGAGGAATCCAAGACGAAGGCGTCGGCTTTTCGTCGCGTATTTATCTCAACTTGCCGCAAAATTTACTCTGGGaatcattttcattgtcttcCTGGAGACCGACTTATTTTATCCCGGGCACTTTCCCGCAGATTTTGCCTGTCGTGTTGAAAAAAGTAATGATTCGGGGGATCTATTTACGAACCAGACACAATCAACACTTCACAAATGTTTCAGTCAGAGAGCAGCGAATAAGACTTTCTGGATCAATGCTGTGACAGTCGTTAACGGCATTTTCGCATTTTTTGCTTTCGTGGAGATTGTCTGGATCTTATCACGAGCTAAGAAAGGAAGAACTTTTATGGACAATCGACAGTTTTATGCTGATCATTTGAGATCGAACTCGGATCAACAACAGGAAGGCGTCAAACTTGAACTGAGAGAAGCCatgaaaaaaatgaaggatGATTGCTTAAATTTCACAGAACAACTGAATGATCTCAAGCATCCTTTTCGACGAAAACCAGGTGAAGGCCGGAAACCCAATGATCTTAATATTGATCAAATCTATGTCAGTGTGGCAATGCATGAAGGCAGAGCTGCCCATGTCTTTGCTAAAGACAGAAGGGAACAACTTAGACAATACCCGCCCGATTCCAAGAATTGTTTCTATGCCAAGCCAGAGGATGTTATTGACAAAGAACACAAGAACGTCCTTGTTGTTGGACGTCCTGGCATAGGAAAGACATTACTAAGCACTAAAATCCTTCGAATGTGGGCATCTGGTCAAGCGCTCAAAcacgttgttgttgtgttcctcGTGAAATTCAGGCGCTTTAGAAGCAATCTATTGCTTAGTCTCCGTGAACTGTTGGCTAAAGCAGAATCAGTTGAGCAGTTGAATGATTCTTTGTGGAATTTTGTTACTAAATACCCAAGCcgagttctttttatttttgacGGAGTCGATGAATATTCTGCGAAAGAGGATATCGCTAGAGAAGACCACACATGTTACAAGAATAGCTTGGAGGAGAAGATGCCCGTTTCCGCTTTATTTAACAAACTAGCGAGAGGACAACTTCTTCGTGGTCTAAACATAATCACAACAACAAGACCAACGGCAGTGACCTGTGTTGAAGATGTGAACTTTGATAGAACAGTCGAAATCCTTGGATTTACGTCCGAAAAGGTTGAAGACTACGTCGAAAAGTTTACACAAGGAGTTCGCGACGCAAAGGACAAAATTTGGGGACACATTAAGTCGAACATGAACCTGTTTTCATTGTGCTACATTCCAGTGAACTGTTTTCTCATTTGTTCTTGTCTTGTGGAAATTATCAGTCTCACTGATACAGCACACACCCTCCCGACAAGAATGACTGATATTTACGCAATGGTTGTAAAGATTCTCTTCTTTCAGCACAGTCGGCAAAGCAGCGCTCAAGATAACCCGAGTCTCAAAGATTACATGTACTTGCCGTTTAACAAGCTCCCAAATGATCACAAAGAAATTTTCAAGAGACTCGGGGAAATTGCTTTTGAGGGAGTAAAACAAGGAAGATTGCTGTTTGAGTCAAGCGAAGTCAGTGGACTGGAAGATTGTGGTCTTCTTCACAGATTGCCAGACGCCAAATCCCGTTTTAATGAGCCGCCGAAAGCCCAATACTGCTTTACACATTTGACTCTGCAAGAATTCTTCGCTGCAAAAAATGTTGTGGAGTCCTTGAGTAAAAGAGAACTCGAAAACTTTGTGTCAGAACACATTAACGATGGTGCATGGCAAATGGTGCTGCAGTTTGTGGCTGGATTACTTGAGGCTGATCCAGAAACAAAGAGCTCAAACAGCGACATTTTTATCAAACTGCTTCCAATGTCGACTCAGAAGGAATCCGA
Encoded here:
- the LOC138013368 gene encoding nucleotide-binding oligomerization domain-containing protein 1-like, whose amino-acid sequence is MDLREALTPKTFNNFSFVAVLLWIFLGLAATGIFSELEISEPRFDFDCVVKTGSDKGFIRRKCFDQYQKKINKLGIPPYAFIIVNFSAISIVSLVYSQYVKSTVNRLEGGHEDAEGGRRNPRRRRRLFVAYLSQLAAKFTLGIIFIVFLETDLFYPGHFPADFACRVEKSNDSGDLFTNQTQSTLHKCFSQRAANKTFWINAVTVVNGIFAFFAFVEIVWILSRAKKGRTFMDNRQFYADHLRSNSDQQQEGVKLELREAMKKMKDDCLNFTEQLNDLKHPFRRKPGEGRKPNDLNIDQIYVSVAMHEGRAAHVFAKDRREQLRQYPPDSKNCFYAKPEDVIDKEHKNVLVVGRPGIGKTLLSTKILRMWASGQALKHVVVVFLVKFRRFRSNLLLSLRELLAKAESVEQLNDSLWNFVTKYPSRVLFIFDGVDEYSAKEDIAREDHTCYKNSLEEKMPVSALFNKLARGQLLRGLNIITTTRPTAVTCVEDVNFDRTVEILGFTSEKVEDYVEKFTQGVRDAKDKIWGHIKSNMNLFSLCYIPVNCFLICSCLVEIISLTDTAHTLPTRMTDIYAMVVKILFFQHSRQSSAQDNPSLKDYMYLPFNKLPNDHKEIFKRLGEIAFEGVKQGRLLFESSEVSGLEDCGLLHRLPDAKSRFNEPPKAQYCFTHLTLQEFFAAKNVVESLSKRELENFVSEHINDGAWQMVLQFVAGLLEADPETKSSNSDIFIKLLPMSTQKESEREMVNNYSLPERKTLTCWPAYEDKQLALNLCKCLYEIDEKQQAVLQNKIEQIGFNAVDFSDCSLAPVDFAAVSHFLENASGVLSMNLLWNDLGSLGAKEVQKFLVNTGCKLNYLNLARNKLTDEGAEHLSAALKHSNCKLNSLNLVGNKLTAKGAEHLSAALKLSNCKLNRLNLRDNELTDKGAEHLLAALKLSNCKLNRLNLRDNELTDKGAEHLSAALKHSNCKLNSLNLRDNELTDKGAEHLSAALKHSNCKLNSLNLRHNNITNKAAFRKSVEHINCEVEV